A section of the Chloroflexota bacterium genome encodes:
- a CDS encoding SAM-dependent chlorinase/fluorinase: MCRVSKVISLLTDFGLNDGYVGIMHGVILSICPDARIVDISHGIPPQDVRRAAYVLHISYPYFPEGTVHVVVVDPGVGSKRRAIAIRTSVGYFVAPDNGVLSYVLARERMLEAVELTNSRYWLPRVSATFHGRDVFSPVGAHLLCGVPMRELGRPISDLVTFPMPAAKRQSDGRLIGHVLHIDRFGNIITDIRQDELPRDGNVAVRIRDRRISGVRTTYATVPEGDLVALIGSDGMLEIAVRNGNAAQDMGIQVGEEVVVSPLHNGA; the protein is encoded by the coding sequence GTGTGCAGAGTGTCGAAAGTCATTAGTCTACTCACCGATTTTGGCCTGAACGACGGTTACGTTGGCATTATGCACGGCGTCATCCTGAGCATCTGTCCCGACGCCCGGATTGTGGATATCTCCCACGGGATCCCACCGCAGGATGTGCGTCGCGCGGCCTACGTGTTGCACATCTCGTACCCTTACTTTCCAGAGGGGACGGTACACGTGGTCGTAGTGGATCCTGGTGTTGGCAGTAAGCGCCGAGCCATTGCCATCCGCACATCCGTCGGCTATTTCGTTGCTCCAGACAATGGGGTCTTGAGTTACGTTTTGGCCCGCGAGCGGATGTTAGAGGCTGTGGAACTCACAAATTCTCGCTACTGGCTGCCACGAGTGAGCGCAACTTTCCACGGCCGTGACGTTTTCTCACCAGTGGGGGCGCATTTATTGTGCGGCGTGCCCATGCGTGAGTTGGGTCGTCCGATCTCAGACTTGGTAACCTTCCCCATGCCGGCAGCCAAACGACAATCAGACGGCCGCCTTATAGGACATGTCTTGCATATTGACCGCTTTGGCAATATCATCACCGACATCCGCCAGGATGAGTTACCTCGCGATGGCAACGTGGCTGTGAGGATACGTGATCGCCGTATATCCGGCGTGCGAACGACCTACGCTACCGTGCCGGAAGGCGACTTGGTAGCCCTCATTGGCAGCGATGGGATGCTCGAAATTGCTGTGCGTAACGGCAATGCAGCCCAAGATATGGGCATACAAGTGGGCGAAGAGGTTGTAGTCTCCCCACTACATAATGGAGCATAA
- a CDS encoding cysteine hydrolase, translating to MANVVIVVDMLRGFLEEGYPLYCGAEARAIIPCVVDLLQREQAAGSTILYLVDTHDPDDKEFQMFPRHCVRGTKETEIIPELVPFPGAIIAKRRYSGFFDTDLEARLKALRPDKIIVVGVCTDICVMHTVADARNRDYPVEVPANCVASFDKEAHAFALKHMRDILGAKIV from the coding sequence ATGGCGAATGTAGTAATCGTGGTAGATATGCTGCGGGGCTTCTTGGAGGAAGGATATCCGCTTTACTGCGGGGCCGAGGCGCGGGCAATTATCCCGTGTGTAGTGGATTTGCTGCAGCGAGAGCAAGCGGCAGGCTCGACGATCCTTTATCTGGTTGATACGCACGACCCCGACGATAAAGAGTTTCAGATGTTTCCCCGCCACTGTGTGCGGGGTACTAAAGAAACGGAGATCATTCCTGAGTTGGTGCCTTTCCCTGGTGCTATCATTGCCAAACGTCGCTACAGCGGTTTCTTCGATACAGACTTGGAGGCGCGGCTTAAAGCACTGCGTCCGGATAAGATCATCGTGGTGGGTGTATGCACTGACATTTGTGTTATGCACACCGTCGCAGATGCTCGAAACCGCGATTACCCAGTGGAGGTCCCTGCAAACTGCGTCGCTAGTTTTGACAAAGAGGCCCATGCCTTTGCCCTGAAACACATGAGGGACATTTTAGGTGCCAAGATCGTGTAA